One Deltaproteobacteria bacterium genomic window carries:
- a CDS encoding iron chelate uptake ABC transporter family permease subunit has product MTAVQIEIQLVAALVAVTCSLPGVFLILRRMAMMSDAISHAILLGIVLAFFVTRDISSPFLIIAAALTGLLTVSMVELLNRTGLVKEDAAIGLVFPLLFSLGVILISRFAGKVHLDTDAVLLGEIAFAPFNRLELFGYDLGPKALTVMAVILLANLSFIIFFYKELKLATFDAGLAAVLGFSPGIIHYGLMTLVSVTAVGAFDAVGSILVVALMIGPPATAYLFCDRLSSMLTASSLIGVIVAITGYWLAHFLDASISGCMATMAGIIFGLTFLFSPGRGLVAMSLRRVRQRLEFAQTMLVVHLYHHEGLPEEEKENSVEHLHEHLRWRRSFSERVVWFAKERELVERQNGFIILTERGRAAAQKAITG; this is encoded by the coding sequence ATGACGGCGGTGCAGATCGAGATACAGCTCGTGGCGGCCCTGGTGGCGGTGACCTGCTCGCTGCCCGGGGTGTTTCTCATACTCCGGCGGATGGCCATGATGAGCGATGCCATAAGCCACGCAATCCTTCTCGGTATCGTGCTGGCCTTTTTCGTCACCCGGGACATCTCGTCACCTTTTCTCATCATCGCTGCGGCCCTGACGGGCCTTTTGACCGTCAGCATGGTGGAGCTTCTCAACCGGACCGGGCTCGTAAAGGAAGATGCCGCTATCGGCCTCGTGTTCCCCCTGCTGTTCAGCCTCGGCGTAATCCTCATATCGCGGTTTGCCGGAAAGGTCCACCTGGACACGGATGCCGTCCTTCTGGGCGAGATCGCTTTTGCTCCCTTCAACAGGCTCGAGCTGTTCGGGTACGATCTCGGCCCGAAAGCCCTCACGGTCATGGCGGTGATCCTGCTCGCAAACCTTTCCTTCATCATCTTTTTTTACAAGGAGCTCAAGCTCGCCACCTTCGATGCCGGGCTGGCGGCAGTTCTGGGTTTTTCCCCCGGGATCATTCACTACGGCCTCATGACGCTCGTTTCCGTTACGGCGGTAGGGGCCTTCGACGCGGTAGGCTCGATCCTCGTCGTCGCGCTCATGATCGGCCCGCCGGCGACGGCCTATCTCTTCTGCGACCGGCTCTCGTCGATGCTCACCGCCAGCTCGCTGATCGGAGTGATCGTTGCCATCACCGGTTACTGGCTGGCCCATTTTCTGGATGCCTCGATCTCCGGGTGCATGGCGACCATGGCCGGCATCATCTTCGGGCTCACCTTCCTCTTTTCTCCCGGACGCGGGCTCGTTGCAATGAGCCTGCGACGGGTTCGGCAGAGGCTGGAATTTGCCCAGACGATGCTGGTGGTTCACCTCTATCATCACGAGGGACTGCCGGAAGAGGAGAAGGAGAACAGCGTGGAGCATCTCCACGAGCACCTGCGGTGGAGGCGCAGTTTCAGCGAGCGCGTCGTTTGGTTCGCGAAGGAGCGGGAACTGGTTGAACGTCAGAATGGTTTCATAATCCTGACGGAGCGGGGGAGGGCTGCCGCGCAGAAGGCGATAACGGGGTGA
- a CDS encoding ATP-binding cassette domain-containing protein, translating into MSITGGNHKDHVPKHPSDEPAIRLDDLTVAYRDNPVLWDIDLEVPPGVLMAIVGPNGAGKTTLIKAIMGLIKPVAGQVAIFGRPYEKQRRLVGYVPQRASVDWDFPTVVLDVVMMGRYGVLGWVRRPGKKDRDLAFEALEEVGLSDLSHRQISQLSGGQQQRVFLARALVQDALIYLMDEPFQGVDAVTERSIVTLLQELRRRGKTVVVVHHDLQTVSEYFDWVTLLNVRRIASGPVEEVFTEKNLRLAYGGRVAYLGHHSHE; encoded by the coding sequence ATGTCGATTACAGGGGGCAACCACAAAGATCACGTTCCGAAGCACCCTTCCGATGAGCCCGCGATACGGCTGGACGATTTAACCGTTGCCTACAGGGATAACCCGGTTCTGTGGGACATCGACCTCGAGGTGCCCCCGGGTGTCCTGATGGCAATAGTCGGACCGAACGGGGCGGGAAAAACGACGCTCATCAAGGCCATCATGGGCCTCATCAAGCCCGTTGCGGGACAGGTTGCCATCTTCGGCCGTCCTTACGAGAAGCAGAGGCGTCTCGTTGGCTACGTCCCCCAGCGGGCAAGCGTGGACTGGGACTTCCCGACGGTAGTTCTGGATGTGGTAATGATGGGCCGCTATGGGGTTCTCGGCTGGGTCAGGAGGCCCGGGAAAAAAGACAGGGATCTTGCCTTCGAGGCCCTTGAAGAGGTGGGACTGTCCGACCTGTCCCACCGCCAGATAAGCCAGCTTTCCGGGGGACAGCAGCAGCGGGTTTTTCTCGCACGGGCGCTGGTCCAGGATGCTCTCATATACCTCATGGACGAGCCCTTTCAGGGGGTCGATGCCGTAACGGAGCGCTCCATCGTCACCCTGTTGCAGGAGCTTCGGAGGAGGGGCAAAACCGTGGTCGTCGTCCATCACGACCTCCAGACGGTCAGCGAGTATTTCGACTGGGTTACCCTCCTCAACGTGCGCCGCATCGCCAGCGGCCCCGTTGAGGAGGTCTTCACGGAAAAGAACCTTCGGCTTGCCTATGGCGGGCGCGTGGCCTACCTGGGGCACCATTCCCACGAGTAA
- a CDS encoding iron chelate uptake ABC transporter family permease subunit, whose translation MEFAALLKNLLFDYTLRTVALGSATLGIVSGALGSFAVLRRQSLLGDGISHAALPGIALAFILTGSKESVVLLLGAGVAGWLGTLVIIGIVRNSRIEDESALGLVLSVFFGFGLVLITFIQKRPDASQAGLDTFLFGQAATLVESDLITMGALGAAALLLMGFFWKEFKLLSFDPDFGSALGFPMRVVDVLLTTLLVIAIVIGLQSVGVVLMSAMVVAPGAAARQWTDRLGVMVGLAALFGALAGVSGALVSSSVPRLSTGPTVVICVSGIVLISILLAPNRGLLWSWLREQANRRQLRVDAVLEDLYILAVKHGDIRRAHSIEVLRTMSIGHGGVDRSLKELVKEGLVSETGEGKWALTPEGFEAGRRLESSGDEER comes from the coding sequence GTGGAATTTGCAGCCCTTCTCAAAAATCTTTTGTTCGATTACACGCTCCGGACCGTTGCGCTCGGCTCGGCGACGCTCGGCATCGTCAGCGGCGCACTCGGATCATTCGCCGTCCTCCGCAGGCAGAGCCTTCTGGGTGACGGAATCTCCCATGCGGCGCTGCCCGGCATCGCACTCGCCTTTATCCTGACGGGGAGCAAGGAGTCGGTCGTTTTGCTCCTCGGCGCCGGAGTTGCCGGCTGGCTGGGAACGCTCGTGATCATCGGGATCGTGAGAAACAGCCGCATTGAGGACGAAAGCGCTCTCGGGCTGGTTCTCTCGGTTTTTTTCGGCTTCGGCCTCGTCCTCATAACCTTTATACAGAAACGCCCCGATGCGAGCCAGGCAGGGCTCGACACATTTCTCTTCGGGCAGGCCGCCACGCTCGTTGAAAGCGACCTCATAACCATGGGCGCTCTCGGGGCCGCTGCGCTTCTCTTGATGGGGTTTTTCTGGAAGGAGTTCAAGCTCCTCAGCTTCGATCCCGATTTCGGCTCCGCCCTCGGGTTTCCGATGAGAGTCGTCGATGTATTGCTTACCACCCTGCTCGTTATCGCCATCGTAATCGGATTGCAGAGCGTGGGGGTTGTCCTGATGAGCGCCATGGTCGTTGCCCCCGGTGCAGCCGCGAGGCAGTGGACGGACCGTCTCGGCGTGATGGTTGGGCTGGCAGCCCTTTTCGGGGCCCTTGCGGGGGTTTCCGGCGCGCTGGTAAGCAGCAGCGTTCCCCGGTTGTCAACCGGCCCCACGGTGGTTATCTGCGTAAGCGGCATCGTCCTGATATCCATACTGCTCGCCCCCAACCGTGGACTTCTGTGGAGCTGGCTCCGTGAGCAGGCAAACAGGAGGCAGCTGCGGGTGGATGCCGTTTTGGAGGATCTCTACATACTCGCCGTCAAGCACGGTGACATACGCCGCGCACATTCCATCGAGGTGTTGCGCACGATGAGTATCGGTCACGGTGGGGTCGACCGGAGCTTGAAAGAGCTGGTTAAGGAGGGTCTGGTCAGTGAAACCGGCGAGGGCAAGTGGGCCCTGACGCCGGAGGGCTTCGAGGCGGGAAGACGCCTGGAGAGTTCAGGAGACGAGGAACGATGA